The following nucleotide sequence is from Stigmatopora argus isolate UIUO_Sarg chromosome 18, RoL_Sarg_1.0, whole genome shotgun sequence.
CGTTTTCACACGGCCATTTTGGAAAACGTTCCCAGGGCGTCGGGCACTTTTCACCCGGTCGCCGAGAATTTGTAGAAGTTGACACGAGGCCGGAACATTCCGCACGTGTGAGGGCACGCCCGTTGAAGTTCAAGCCCCGTGTGAATCTTTCACTTGTTTCCCACTGACTTCAGGAGGATTTGCATAAAGTGGGCCTAAATCGTTTGGGACTCTTTCTGCACTCGGAAGGAAGGAAGGCCTGGCGTTCGTTTATCATTCCCGACCGTATGATCAATGTCAGGCCTACCAGTTGAAACGGATTGCTGTCAATAGTTGatgatttcaatatttttgcTTTGCATTTACAACTCTAGAGCGTAACACTCAAATGAGCCCGAAGTCGCCGGTGTGCTATTGACGTTAAAAGGTGCTTTTAGAAGACAAATGTGTGATATTCAACTGTGGAAGTGCCATTTTGACATCAACCTAAAAGTCTAGTGTGCGATGGTGAAATGTGCTTAGAACTCTAGTGTGTGAGATGAACTCTAGTGTGCCATGTTTAATTAAAGTCAAGGTCAAAGGTGACCAAAACCCTGTTTGTGTGCCGGCGGCTCACCCGTGTTGCACGTCTCCTTGACCTTGTCCACGAAGGACGTGGACAGCGCGGCGCAGAGGTCCCGCGTGGCCTCGGCGACGACGCGGCTGACCGAGTCCAAGCGGTCCACCAGGCCGATGTAGACGCCGGGCAGGGAAATGTCCAAGGCTTCTTTCTTCCACTCGCAATAGTCCTGGAGGGGCCGAGGCGTGAGCGGGGGTGGCGAGGACGGGCCAATCGGCACGCGGACGCGGCGGCCGTCCCCCGCCCCGCCGCCTACCTGCAGGAAATCCACGTCGTTCTTGTTCCTGGAGAGCTTGTCCACCCGGTCCCGCGTCTCCTGGAGCCGGGCGCGGCGGCCTTCCAGGTGGGCGCGGATGCCCTCGGCCTGCCGCAGGGCCTGCTTCTCCTCGGCCTCCAGGATGTCGCCCACCTCCCGCCGCGCGGCCTCGGCGGCCGCCAGCAGCTGCTCGAACTGGACCCGGATGACCTCGCGCACGGCGCCGGCCGAGGTCTGGATGGAGACGGCGTTGAGCTGCAGCTTCTCGATGGCTTTTTCCGCCGCTGCCAGCGTCTGGCTCATGTCAGCGCGTTTGTCCTTCAGCTCTCTCTGCGAAAGGTGGAGGCATGCAAAGTCCCGGTTTTGTTTTTAACCgagaaatgaacaggaagtgagcaatCGGGAACCACCCCAAAATCCAGGAAGTGAGCCAAGACCAAACACCAagcaagaatgaaaaaaaaacatgtcattgTGAAAGGGCTCAGGAATGCTACAGAAAGGACTGGGTATGaccctaaatcaacaggaagtgatcagcAACCACCCTGAAATCTAGCCCAAGTAACAGGAAGTGATTTGGGAATGTTGTGGTGCCCTCAAAGCAATAAGTAAGTATGCCAGCACTGCAAGGACTACGGCGCCTCGGCGAAACCAATCCCGGGACACAATCTTAGCAACATTCCTCATTTAAGCCACCCAACGTCCCGAGCGACGCAAATAGAGCCGCGGTGTTGCGTTACCGCGAGTCGGACGCGCGCCAAAGCCACGGGCGGCGTTCACCGTGGGGCCAAAACGCCACCGAGGGGGCCACCCACCTCGAGCCGCCGGCGCGCCTCGTCCACGGGGACGGCGTCGTGGCCCCGGTGCTCGTCTCCGACGCAGTCCGGGCAGAGGCAGCAGGCGTCGGCCAGGCAGAAGACCTCCAGGGGGCGCTTGTGCAGCTCGCAGGTGCGGCGCTCGATGTCGCGCAGCGGCTCCAGCAGGCGGTGGTTGTGGAACTTGGCGTTCTCCAGGTGGGGCCGCAGGTGCTCCTCGCAGTACGACACCAGACACGTCAGGCACGACTTGACGGCCCGTCGCGGGCGCTCCATGCACGAGTCGCAGACCACCGCGTCCTCGTCCAAAACGTCGTCCTCCCGCGACGACTCTGAGCGGAAAGAGTTTTTCCATGATCCTAGGTCAATGTTAGCATCGGTGGTCGTCCAAAAAGAATAGTAATAatcaaaatcaatttgaaatgGGTTGATTGGCTGCCAGTCCTCCCACTTCGATCGCCGTGATTGGCAGCCAAAGCCAATGAGTCCAGCAGCGTCTGAACGAGCCATGACGGCATTCATTGACTTTCCACTGAAGCGATCATGCATGCCGTCGGTAATTCAAGGAGCAAAATCGGCACAGTATCGGCAGAGGATCGGCACCGGTTGATATCGGgagtgccaaaaaaaatgctagtCAAGGAAGGAAAGTTGCGGTCTTCCCGTCTGTGCTCCTCACCCGAGTTTTGTTCAGAAGCTGCTTCCATTTGGGGGCTTCCCCCTTTGGTCTCTTCCTCCGGGGCTGTCTTTGGAGCGTTTCCTGGAGCCGGCTCGTCCTTCTGCCCTCCTTCCTGCTCCTGCTGCTCCCGCTGCTCCTGCTGCTCTTCATCTTGAGCTTGTTCCATGTTTGCTGCCGTCCGTCCTCGTGACTTTCGCGTGAGGAACGTGCGTGAGCGGCGCCTGCTAGTCCGGGAACGGGAATGGAAGAAGGAAACCGCCTCGCCTCGTCTTGCCTTGCCTTGCCTTGCCTCGCTCTCGCTTTGCCTCCGGGACGTCGTCGTAGGTCTAACCGcccccctcactcactcactcactcactgctTCCTAAGCGGGTGGAGCTCAAAGACGGCCAAACCGGCTGGGACGATTTCACTCGCATTCCAGCCGGAGCGAGCGCCAACTTGCCCCGCCCTTCCACTCGCAGGTAAACGTCACCTGACCCAACCCGAAGGCGGTGCTCCACAACCCGCGActtcctttttcttttacttCTACTTTTCAACTTTTTGGACTTTCCGGATTGACATCGTCGATAAGGTACGTCGAATCTATCGGAACGAAAAGAACGGCCTCTTTTTCTGTAACCGAGCCCATGCAGGCTCCCCGCGAACGAACCACATCACCACCAGGTGGCTGAAAAAAGAACATTCAATCACACATGTGACATCATCCTTTTTTTATTCACATGAGAAATGTCCAAAATGACTTTCATCTTATAAAaagtcaatgcaaaaaaaaaagtccctccTCAAGGCACTTGGACACCTTATGCTCATTTAGCATGGGGAGCGACACGGGCTTTGCCGTCTTGCTCAAGGAGACTCGGACCAGGTCATCGGGGCCAAAAATCCAAGCCGAAAGGACCACTCTTCCACCGAGCCGTCCCGACTCAAAGCGTCGCCAAAGTAAAGACGAGGGTCAGATCGGGGCGTAGCGGCGGATCCACGGCACGTAGTTCCTGACTTTGGCGTAGACGCCGGGGCGCCGCTGGCGGGCGCAGCCTTCGCCCCAGCTGATGACGCCCGTCAACACGAAACGCCCGTCCACTTGGCACACCAGCGGGCCGCCCGAGTCGCCCTGGACGTGAAAACCACCGCAAATGTGCTCGATGCATTTTCATATCATATTTTTCAGGTTGGAATGCAAAACGTCACGTGGAAACGTGAAACAGACAAGGCTCAGACGCGTCACGTCGGTCGGGGCCGAGCGGGCGGGCGCCACCTACCTCGCATGCGTCCTGCGTCCAGTCGGGGAGGCCGGCGCACAGCATGTTGTCGCTGATCTTGTGGCCGTAGTAATCGCTCCGCCGGCACACGGCGTCGGCCAGCACTTTCACGTGCGCTCGGCGCAGCCGCTGCGATTGGTACCACAAGCCCTGCTCCTCCTTGCCGAAGCCGGCGATCTCGCACGGCGAGCCCGGCGCGATGTCCGGGAACTCCGGGGATTCCGGGGGCAGGCACGCCCGCCGCGCGCCGGCGCTCTCCCGGGCGCAGCGACCGTTCGCTCGCGACTTGAGTTTCAGCAGCGCTGCGAGGACGCGCGTTCCGTTATCAAGGACGACCGCACGATAGTCACCCCGCCACTCGTACCGACGTCGTTGTCGTAATTCCCCTGGTCGTTGTTGAAGTCGGGGTGCCGGATGATTTGTTCCACGCCGAACGTTTGCTCCAGGGCGTCCGTCCGGTTGAGGGCGCTCTTGCCCAGCGCCACCAGGAAGCGCCGCTCCGCACCCACGGATCTACGGGAGAGGAAGCCGTACCGCTCTCCAATACTTAAAAAGGACTCGTCGCTCGATAGCGGGGAGTACCGAGAAACACACGAGGCGTCGTGTCGCGGGTGGGATATCGGTGGAGCCCAAGTACCTGTCGGGGAAGCAGTGGGCGGCGCTGAGGACCCAGCACCCGGAGATCAAGGTGCCCCCGCAGCGGAAGACTCTTTCCTTGGACCTGGCGCGCCACAAGATGGCCGCCATCCACGGGTGCGACTCCGCCGGCGTCGCCGAGCCGCCGACGATGCGCATCTGCTTCCGCCGTGACCGGCGCCCGCACGTGGCCCACGCTGGCGGGAAAAGGGGAACGTGCGTCGGCACGCCGCCGCCAGAAATGAGGAGGCGGACCTTACCCGGTCTGGCGGTGCGTGGCGGTCGCTCGGTCGCCGCCGTCGTCACCGCCGTCGTCACCGCCGTCGTCACCGCTCCGGCTACCGGGCGTGATTATTTCAATGAGCAGGACACGCGCGAGCAATAAAGAGGCGGAGCTCACCCGCCGGTGTGGTCTGCGACGGTTGACGGGTCACCGCCCACGTGATCGGTCGGACTGCGAGAGCGCAAACTCGCTTTCACCCAAAAAGTCGCAGAATATTCCGACCACACAAAAACGTAGAGGGGGTGGGCGGAGCTTACCCGGTGGGCTAATCCGCGGGGCCACGGTGGAGCGCGGCGAAGCCAAAAGTCGGACTACGAGAGCACCATAGGTTTGCACTCTAAATAGTCCGCAATGTCAAAGgcagaatgaaaataaaaaggcgGGATTTACCGTCGTCGCATCGGGGAACGTCGCAATATTCCCAAAGCAGCCGCTGTTTTTTCCACACTTGACACCAGGGACGACGCTTGAAGCCTACATTCCTGAAAATAGGCAACAAATATATTTGATGACACAACGTGGCGACCCGTCTACGGGAGACACACGATTGGACGCCACGCGCGGGTCTCCACGATAGAGTTGGAAGTTAGTGCGTGCTTGTAATAACGGCGAGAGAACGGAGGCGCTCGCTCGGACCTGCAGTAGTTGTGTCGGCCGCCGTCCACGTCGGAGCTCAGGTAGCGTGGCCCGGTGCGCTCGTCCCATCGGAGGCACGGGCGCCCGCTCTCCGACACGGACGCCAAGCCGCGGTAGTAAACTCCGACGCCCTCGTAGCAGTCGGCGCCGACGGCTGCTGAGAAACTTGACAAGTCAAGCCTCCTATGGATCCATTCATCTACCTAGCGCCTAGCTCTCCCCATCCGAGTGAACGGAGCAAAAGAAACTCACGTGTTTGGCACAAAGTTCCTTCAAAAGTGTCCGGGCACAAGCAAAACAAGTGTCGCCCCGTCGTCAGGCTGGGGACGGACGTTCCTCCGTTCTGGCAAATCGCTGGCGGAGGCGGATGGCGGAGAGCTCGGCTTAAACGGAGACGGGCGCGGGCCCGCCCGCCTCGCTCGTGGCTCCCCCGACGCGTCGCGACTTGACTCACCCGAGCTCCACCACGAGGACCGGATCGTCTGCCGCCGCCCTCTTCCGGGCTCCCGGCTGCGTCGGttctggaaaaacaaacacCCTTTGCTTGGCTTTGGCGGGAAGGGGAGACGGTCGGTGGACGCCAGCGGGGGTCTCTTACGCCAGCGCCGACGACCGCTGAGCACCAAAACGCCGAGGCGAGTAGGAACCAGGCCATGGCGCTGCGCATGGCGCTGCACGTACACGCCAAGTGTGAGGCGAGGGGTGCCTCCCAGGAAGCTGGAACGCAGGAACACGCACGtgcgcacagacacacacgcacacacatacacacacacataaacacacgcacgcgcacacacatacatatacatacatacaggtCATTAAAGAACAATCACTTCCATGCACGTACAAACACAAGGAGATGCCCAATTGAACACTGACAtacgtgcacaaataaatatcaATGATCATGACTGTACACAAACATAGTGATATGAGACGCACTCATTCGTTAACATCTATGTTCATAAACTAGTAGCTACACGCTCTCATCAACACGTTCATGTTTATGGAGGGTGGTGGACATGCACACGTGTGGTGTCactgcatattaaaaaa
It contains:
- the trim16 gene encoding tripartite motif-containing protein 16; amino-acid sequence: MEQAQDEEQQEQREQQEQEGGQKDEPAPGNAPKTAPEEETKGGSPQMEAASEQNSESSREDDVLDEDAVVCDSCMERPRRAVKSCLTCLVSYCEEHLRPHLENAKFHNHRLLEPLRDIERRTCELHKRPLEVFCLADACCLCPDCVGDEHRGHDAVPVDEARRRLERELKDKRADMSQTLAAAEKAIEKLQLNAVSIQTSAGAVREVIRVQFEQLLAAAEAARREVGDILEAEEKQALRQAEGIRAHLEGRRARLQETRDRVDKLSRNKNDVDFLQDYCEWKKEALDISLPGVYIGLVDRLDSVSRVVAEATRDLCAALSTSFVDKVKETCNTDKMGIKTTVQAMVAAKHNSNVPEPVTRADFLKYGAHVSFDPDTAHVFLRLTEENRKVTNTTPWQHPYPDVPERFQEWRQVLALQSFYLGRHYFEADVGGEGTHVGLTYKSIQRKGADGNCCITGNNFSWCLQWNGRSFSAWHGGVETPLGEGKFTRIGVYVDSPKGLLAFYGVDQDMSLIHSYRAEFLEPLYPAFWLSKKENVVVLVPPGEPLPLKSPSPPTSPANAVPPS
- the plaub gene encoding plasminogen activator, urokinase b isoform X2; protein product: MRSAMAWFLLASAFWCSAVVGAGNRRSREPGRGRRQTIRSSWWSSAICQNGGTSVPSLTTGRHLFCLCPDTFEGTLCQTPAVGADCYEGVGVYYRGLASVSESGRPCLRWDERTGPRYLSSDVDGGRHNYCRNVGFKRRPWCQVWKKQRLLWEYCDVPRCDDVRLLASPRSTVAPRISPPVRPITWAVTRQPSQTTPAAGAVTTAVTTAVTTAATERPPRTARPGKVRLLISGGGVPTHVPLFPPAWATCGRRSRRKQMRIVGGSATPAESHPWMAAILWRARSKERVFRCGGTLISGCWVLSAAHCFPDRSVGAERRFLVALGKSALNRTDALEQTFGVEQIIRHPDFNNDQGNYDNDVALLKLKSRANGRCARESAGARRACLPPESPEFPDIAPGSPCEIAGFGKEEQGLWYQSQRLRRAHVKVLADAVCRRSDYYGHKISDNMLCAGLPDWTQDACEGDSGGPLVCQVDGRFVLTGVISWGEGCARQRRPGVYAKVRNYVPWIRRYAPI
- the plaub gene encoding plasminogen activator, urokinase b isoform X1, which produces MRVTWRHLESSRFRGSSKASVNRNSRDRQDLRDGKVSDVTTSKRSSHSNPLLQASHDSTSPLELPGRHPSPHTWRVRAAPCAAPWPGSYSPRRFGAQRSSALATDAAGSPEEGGGRRSGPRGGARVSQVATRRGSHERGGRARARLRLSRALRHPPPPAICQNGGTSVPSLTTGRHLFCLCPDTFEGTLCQTPAVGADCYEGVGVYYRGLASVSESGRPCLRWDERTGPRYLSSDVDGGRHNYCRNVGFKRRPWCQVWKKQRLLWEYCDVPRCDDVRLLASPRSTVAPRISPPVRPITWAVTRQPSQTTPAAGAVTTAVTTAVTTAATERPPRTARPGKVRLLISGGGVPTHVPLFPPAWATCGRRSRRKQMRIVGGSATPAESHPWMAAILWRARSKERVFRCGGTLISGCWVLSAAHCFPDRSVGAERRFLVALGKSALNRTDALEQTFGVEQIIRHPDFNNDQGNYDNDVALLKLKSRANGRCARESAGARRACLPPESPEFPDIAPGSPCEIAGFGKEEQGLWYQSQRLRRAHVKVLADAVCRRSDYYGHKISDNMLCAGLPDWTQDACEGDSGGPLVCQVDGRFVLTGVISWGEGCARQRRPGVYAKVRNYVPWIRRYAPI
- the plaub gene encoding plasminogen activator, urokinase b isoform X3 — translated: MRSAMAWFLLASAFWCSAVVGAGNRRSREPGRGRRQTIRSSWWSSAICQNGGTSVPSLTTGRHLFCLCPDTFEGTLCQTPVGADCYEGVGVYYRGLASVSESGRPCLRWDERTGPRYLSSDVDGGRHNYCRNVGFKRRPWCQVWKKQRLLWEYCDVPRCDDVRLLASPRSTVAPRISPPVRPITWAVTRQPSQTTPAAGAVTTAVTTAVTTAATERPPRTARPGKVRLLISGGGVPTHVPLFPPAWATCGRRSRRKQMRIVGGSATPAESHPWMAAILWRARSKERVFRCGGTLISGCWVLSAAHCFPDRSVGAERRFLVALGKSALNRTDALEQTFGVEQIIRHPDFNNDQGNYDNDVALLKLKSRANGRCARESAGARRACLPPESPEFPDIAPGSPCEIAGFGKEEQGLWYQSQRLRRAHVKVLADAVCRRSDYYGHKISDNMLCAGLPDWTQDACEGDSGGPLVCQVDGRFVLTGVISWGEGCARQRRPGVYAKVRNYVPWIRRYAPI